atacatataaacataaaatataatatatacaccATTCAAGCTTCATGTTCACAATTTTGTTCATGAGAACTTTATTATGTTTGAGCTTGGCAAGTTAAATATTTGAGCTAACTTAGTCTTGAGCTTGgttcatttattaaataaacgaacatgaacaatatttttaccAAGCCGAACCTGAGCTCTTTATAAATAACTAGATTTGAACCGGGGTTTAATCCCTTGGAACTgtatataagagaaaaaaaaaaaaaaaaaaaaaaacaaacaaaacaaaacaaaatctctTCATCCTAAATAGGTCAGTTGAACTGTCATGTGTATTTTCGTTTCTTCCCCCTTCTCTCTTACTATCCATCCAGCTTCTATGATTAATGGTCCTTCCATATCTTTGTGTCTAGAACAGGAAATGAATCTCTTAATTCTAATCTAATTCTCTGATAAGTTTCTAACTTATATAACAGATCTTATTCCTTGCATAATAAGCTATAAACCAATAGGCGATCCTTTTTACCTTGtttagtatataaatatatttacatataattCTAAATTGTCTCAGAGCATTCAGCATAACTGATTGGTCTGATCCTTAGGCTTACAAGGAATCAGGTAAATCATCTATTCTTGATTGCCTaagtgtggtttttttttttttttttcttaaattcttttatttataattatattgtgTCTGTTATCATCACTTTGATAGGATAATATCAAAGGTTTTGTTGAGAACCAGGCATTTTATTTTACtgtttgtagtttttgaatGGTCCTGATTGAAGTGCAGACATCTAAAAACATTGCAGTTCACTGTAGAGGTCTGGTTGTTAAGAATTTTTGCTTCCCTAAGTAgaaaaattaacatattttttcttAGCCATAACCTCACCTTTTCAAAATGCTCAACTATACAGACCCTTGGTTGCATAAACTGAACAATGCACACGATATAGATTGGATCTATTTTGATAAAGCATGCCACAATATGCATTAACCATTGCATTTCCAAGCACactaacaaatttaaaaggaaaaaaaaagttctgtTGACAATGTCACCAACATGAGAAAGACTAAACCCATTGTGCATTTATCTGATCATAGATGACATGCCATAACCTGAGGAAACACTAGTCACATCTGTGCAATACCCCAAAAGAACTATTCAAGTTACAATTAGAACTtgattctcaaaacaaaaaaaaaaaagttacaattagaactctcttttttttcaaaggaaatTAGAACTCCTCTTAGTCACTTATATAACCAATTTGACCTAGTAAACACCTGACTTGATATAGCTCATGCCTACACAACACGCACCTATCCAACCATAATCCTTATCACATGAAATCTCATTCCATTACAAAATTTCTGTTTgtcaatttttcagttttccttTTCATATTCATGGACAGGTTTGATGGGCAGCAGTTCAGAACAGTCAGATGTAAGTGATTCTGAGATAGAGTACTACTTAGAGAAGCCGTATGAACAGCTGAAAGCTGGAAATTACATAATCCAGAATCCAAATGCCACCTTTAGATGCCCTTTCTGTGGGAAGAAAAAACAGGAATATCGTTATCATGAACTTCTTCAGCATGCCTCTGGAGTAGGAGCAGGCTCAGCAAATAGAAGAAGCGCAAAAAACAAGGCAAAGCACCTTGCATTAGCAAGGTACTTGAAAGAAAACCTTGTTGATGATTCACACTCAACACTGTCTAAGGCTGAGCCAGGACAAGTCATTGAACAGCTCAAGCAGGATGAACTCTTTGTCTGGCCTTGGAAAGGAATTGTTGCTAATATACCAAGGCAGCAAAAGCATGAAAAAGCTGTTAATGAAAGTGTGCATTGGCTGAGAAAGTTCATTCAGTATCAACCTGTAGAAGCCCAAGTCTTATGCAGTGAACAGGACATTTCAGGGTATGTCATATTAGATTTTGGTAAAGGGTGGAGTGGACTTAGTAATGTCAGGAAATTTGATAAAGATTTTCAAGCTGTTCAGCATGGTAAAAAGGATTGGGATGCTTGGAAAGAGTATCCCGGTTCTGATTTATATGGATGGTGTGCAAGTGCGGATGATTATCATCTAAAAGGGCCAGTTGGAGATTATCTCCGTGAGAAAGCCGAGTTGAAAACAGTTGCTGACGTAATGGAAGAATCAACAGAGGAAACAAATACAACAGTGGTGAATTTAGCTAAGGAACTTGATATCACAAACGAAAATTTGAATGAGATGGAGCTGAAGTACAATGAAACAAGCATGTCCGTGAGTAAAATGATGGAAGAAAATGACAGACTTCACCAGGTTTATAATGGAGGTATCTGCCTCTAATCTTTATTCatgattttgataattaagGGTAGAAACATTCCTACCTTTAAAGAGTCTTCATCACATCTCATCATCATCTTTACGTATacaaactaatttttttgataagagtCTTAATAACTAACTGTGGGCAGTATAATCAATTACTCTTATTAGACCACATAGAACTTCAAAACCTGCCACTTAATTTAAGTCATGTGAAAGCTGCTCGGTATTTGTAGGATAAATGTGCATAGCATCCAGTTTCCTAATTATATGAGGCAACAACATGACTCCTATTTTGCAATGCGCCAATTCCTGTCTCTATGCATCCTCAATTACAGGATAATGTTTGACATCTCTTTTTCTGGGTGATTTAAAGATAAGAAAGAcactattaattattaaatggTAGCAGAGAAGAATAATATCTATTGAAAGCTAGCGACTTAATTGACCACAGGCTCAGGTTAGCTCTTCAAGACTCTAATTGAGCCTCATGCCACAATCCTGTCAGATTGTCTGTAGGACATTTTAGAAACACTTTTACATGTTTCATGGTCTCATGCATTCAAAGATGCATTGCCTGCATATATGAGTCTCTAGTTTATGGAAATACACATTATATTATGATCATTATCTGTCATATTCATTTATCAGAAATGGAGAGGATGCAGCGTCTTGCACAAGATAATGCTCGTAGAATTATAGAGGAGACTGAAAAGTTAAAATATGAACTAGAATGCAAGAGAACGAAGCTTGATAAATGGAGCCAACAGCTGACTGAGCAAGAAGCCTTAACTATAAGTGAAAGACAAAAATtggaggaggagaagaaaaGGGTAATATCCTtcagtcttaaaaaaaaaacacactctATAATACACTAGGAAATCATGAAGGGTGCCATTCACCCACACATGCCATActttaaaaattgaatatatattagACTAATTATAAAATTCTCACAAATTGAAGTTATATTCACAAAGCTCagagatgattttttttaataagacaGATGCTGATTTCTCTGCTTCCTTTCATAATGTTAAGAAAAATGAGGTGCTCCACTTGGCTTCATTGTCGCATGTGGAGGCCAGTAGTAGTGTCTTGAGACTGCTTGACGAGCAACAGGTATGCAATGGTATTTATCTTTGAACAGCtttataaataccccaaaacaaaaatgactGGAATAAACATAtgcagagagaaaaaaaggctGCATTGGACACAATGCTAAACTTAGAAAGAGAACTGGCTTCTAAACAGCAGCTGCAGTTAGACATTGAAGAACTGAGAGGGCAACTGAAGGTCATGGAGTGCATGGGAGGTGAAAATGACAAGGCagtaaagaaaaagatggaAGAGATGGAGGAAGAATTGAAGGAAAAGGTTGAAGAACTCCAAGACGTGGAAGCCTTGAATCAAACTCTTATTGTAAAAGAACGTGAAATTAATGACCAACTACAAGAGGCTCGCAGAGAAATGATTGCGGTATGATCTCTTTTCCTTGTATCCcctatattataaataatatcttTGGAGTGCTGAGAGTAAAACCATGGTCTAAGCAAATGGTTGCAGACTTGTCATATTCCAAAATCTATGTCTTACCATGCACTTGCAAGTGACTAATTGAAGGCCTACTTCTTCACCTTAGGGTTTGTCAGGGCTCCTGAGTGGCTACACTACCATTGGAATCAAGAGATTGGGAGAGATTAGTGTAAAGCCCTTCCAAAAGGTGTGTAAGAAAAGATATCCAGGAGATGGAGCATTGGAGAAGTCTGCGATTCTATGCTCCAAGTGGCAAGAGTATATTCAAAATCCGAGATGGTATCCATTTAAAGTTATAGAGATTGATGGGAACATAGCCAAGGTATCTCTTATGAGCATCTCTGTCATTCTCTCAATGTTATAATTCAATGTTTTGCAGTGGTTCTCATCATACTATTGCATATGCATAGCTTCTAGTTTTAGAGTCGTCATCTTTAGTCATATTTGACTGCAAAGTAGTTGTTTGGAATTATAAAAGGATGAACTTTCCAATGATTTTACAAATAGTTTTAATTGATCCGCAGAATCAATTTATCCAAATTTGAGGTCCCTCTCTAGTTCGAGTAGCCTTCATACTAGAGTCAAAAAGTTAACAACCTGTGTCTGACATATTGacttcaaaacaaaatcaattacaACCGAATTTTGGTGCCAGAAAATGGTGCTCGCTGAGCATGCCGCATTGTGTTGACCAAAAGATGCTAATATAAAAGTATCATTGCACAGTTACAGAGaaatcttttttgataagtgtaGGTTACAGAGAAATCTTAGATACATTTTGGTTCTAAGAAATAAGTTCTGTACAAATGGCTTTTCTTTATGCAGGAAATAatagatgaagaagatgagaaaTTGAGTAAACTAAGGAAAGAATGGGGAGAAGAGGTCTATATGGCTGTAGTAACAGCTCTGAAGGAGATGAATGAATACAACCCTAGTGGGAGATACGTGATACCTGAGCTCTGGAACTTCAAAAAACAACGTAAAGCCACATTGAAAGAAGTTATTGCTTACATACTGGAGAGAACTTCTAAGAAACCAAGAAGGTGACCGGGCAAAGGTTAGAATATATGCATCTTGTATTTCAAATTATGGCATTGCAGCAAAAAACCTAGACTAATTGCTGCTACATTTTCAATGCTAGGCAATGCACGGAGATGCCGAGGGAGTAATGTAGAAATGAATCAAAGACATGCAAAGATGCAAAATAATTAGTTTCTAGATGATTAATATTCCTACAAAATAATGCACTAATGCTTTTAAATGTTTGGTGGTTACTGGTTAGTTAATTTTTTCACCAATTGTGCCCTTCATTTGAAGACAAATGTAGTTGTCCCTTGGCTGATGAGAATGGACTTATTTTTGTAGTTGAACATAAAAGTAGGTGTGTTGTCCACGTTATGCAAAATAATGTTTAGAAATCCAGGCACTAAaagaaattatcaaaatcataaTGAGTATTCCAAAAAAATGTTGGCAATGCAAACCAATTCGATATTCACCAGATTTTAATATCAACCTGCCAGAATGACAAAATGGCTTTATAAACAACAATGCGAAATCAATTCTATGCTTAATGCAGCTGATAGAATCCTTGTATGCACAGACAACTTTCCAATTGTCACGCAGAATAAAGCTTAATTGCTAACAGAGATTCCGCTGATGACTTAGGAGTCAGGGTTTCGCCTCAACCTTTTCAGAGCCCATCCCTTCTTTCACAGAACACTAATTGACCCTAAAATCGATCTAATATCCTAATTGACCCTCAAATCAATCTATGTAATTTATTGTTGACAATGTAAGGGCGAGCAGCAAAGGAAATAGGGTTGAGAACCAAACTATGAAGAGAGTTAAAAGAGGATTTTGGCTTGGTACCTGAACAGGGACATTTTGGCTTGAAAACTGGATAAATTattgcataaaaaattattccCCACATTGATGTAGTTGTCGGATTAAACTGCACTACAAGCAGCCGATAAAGTATGGACTAGGTCATAAACAACTGCagaaaaagttttttaattgtATCAGGTCATGACCTAGTCTTCTTAAGGGTGGGCAAAATTGAGTTTTTGTGGTTAAAGAGAAGGGAGGGACTCTTCCTACATGGACAGTAAGACTTGCTTCACTTCATGTAcgatatatattttgtatgatATTAAGTTTATAAGCAAATTTTCAAGCATGCGTTAGTGTTAGGGTGCCATATGTCAGGTTCTGTTGGGTTAAGGATCAACCTCCCAACCAATCCAATCACCTCATGTTTGAAATATTGAGACCAGTGCCAACCAAAAAGGGTGGGGTTATCAACCAAAGTGCAGCATTGAAGATAACAGTTCGATCACAGTTCCATCAAATTCACTCATCAAGGATGTCAAAGGAGGTGATGAGGTGGAGATTGAGCAGGCTAGAGCTAAGGATCTACTGGATCTCCTAAGAGTGACGTCAATGGTGAAGGCGAGGGACGGTGGTGGTGAAGGCGAGGCAGATGACAAGGTGAGGGATGGTGGTGAAGGAAAGGAGCTAACAAATAGGACTAAGTTGGGTCAGGTTCACTCGGTTGAGGGGAAGAGAACCCAAAGAGTGGCTGAAACAAGTCAGGTTTTGAGTTATAAAACCCAATTCAGACTGAGTTTCAGGCAAATCAGAATGGTCTGGGTGGGGTGGGTACTTGGGTTATTAACACCCCTAACTTTAATACAATGTTATTGTACCTACGAGAGAATACTCACCTAAAATAAATGAGTCGGAGAGCAAAGAAGATTGTAGTCTGCATtttaaacccttttttttggataataataattttatagatataaaatagataaaaatcaAGTTTCCCAGGTATATAGGGAGTATTCAACTGGGGACTATTACAATCAGCCACGCAAGTTACATAAATCAGAGAAATCAATAATGAACATACAGACTGACCACGCAAAACTGATATCCAATATAGCAAagttctaagaaaaaaaaatgagatcaGGCATAGTTCTCTGTGTATCTTTGAAACTCCAGTTGCTCCTCTCCCTCCACAGACACCACATCAAGCAGTGCAGGCCAGCCATCAACAAATGACCATTCTGGTGATGCTGAAAACGACCTGGCCAACGAGCTAACAACTCCACCGGTCTTCGACTTGACCCAACAAACTTGATGAACCCAATACCATAGACCACAATTCTACATCAATAGGATAGTTAGTAGTATCTTTGAAACTCTAGTTGTTCCTCTCCCTCCACAGACACCACATCAAGCAGTGCAGGCCAGCCATCAACAAATGACCATTACGGTGATGCTGAAAACAACCTGGCCAACAAGCTAACAACTCCACCAGTCTTCGACATGACCCAACAAACTCAATAAACCCAATACCATAGACCACAATTCTATATCAATAGGATAGTGCAGTCATAGATGGTCTACTGAATCACCATTGCATTTAcacatataagtatataacaccaatccaaaagCCACACATTCAACACCAATCCAAAGGCCACACATTCTTTCTCTGTAAAATGTCAATCATCAAAAATTTCCCTCCGTAAATTGTCAATCGTCAAAATTTTCCCCAATACATCAGtgcaaacaaaaaaagcaaagtAAAACCCAATAGTAACCACTTACGATAAATCCATTTTTCTTATTTGGTCTGTAGCACAATTTATCCTCCCCATTTCTTTTTACTGATGCCCCATAGATCACATCCATGAAATTCAACAAAGACTCCAACTCCCAATCCTGCACAGCTCACATGAAATTTACATCTCAATGGAGGACCCCATTAGTAAGTTGCATAAGATCCGCCACACTTGCATCCTTGTTACGACAAATCCTGAATAACTCAGGAAAGTACATAACAAGAGAGTTTTCCTCGCACCATCGATCTTACCAAGATTTCACTCTAGATCCATCCCCTATCTCATATTGGAGATAGCTTGACAGAGTAGGTCAACCCCTTCTAATATACTTCCATAAACCATGAGAACCAAACACTAAGTTGGAGCACCAGCCCCCCCACTCACAACCATACTTCACCTCTATCACTCTCCACCATAACGAATCCCTCTCAAGCCCAAACATCCACAGCCACTTCCCATTAATGCTTCATTAAAGCACCTCAAACTACTCACATTAGGTTAAAATTTTACACCTTTTGCTTGAAGATTAGTCAAAgttaataatgaaaattttacataaatttcaATTAGGTTGAAAACTTCCTCCACTGAGAGATGCCCCTTTTGCTACTGTGCCTATCTCCTGAAACCTCTTACAATTTGATCGCATATTCTTTAGCTTCAAGCAGATCCTAGTGTGGTCCCTAACTAAACTACACACATTTACTAAATTtcttaaaatcatattttgacaTGCTATGAATCATTTGGTAAATACCAAACTATATCCTGTTTGGCTTTTGATTCGCCTGCGAAGTTACATATTAGTTTCTTTTTCAACAAGTAAAGATTCATTCACTGAACCAAAAAATGGAAGGGAAATACTCAAATACAATGGCAGTAATCTGGACATAGTCCTAGACTAATAGTGGCTGTTCCAGCCAATAGCTAATCTATCTCCAGATAATGCACGTCTTGCCAAAGAAAACCTAATTTAATAAGGTAATTTGCAATATAAGGCTTATATGTTTCTTTGGTACAATCTACCACACTTAAGACTGCACCAATATCCAAGACCTTTAACCCTCCCAGCCTACAGCCTGAAAGAACCATGGCATGGCAGTAATGATTGGACCATAGTGCTAAGAACCAACACAAACCATCACTAGTAGCTGTGAGGATGAGAACTAGAcatgagaaaaacaaaaagaagacaaGTCAAGTTTAGGATAGAGAGGTTGTTTGAAGTCGCGCTAAACGAATTGAGAAAAAAATCTAAAGCAATTGTACCAATCACCCAAAAACGCTACCTTTATTAAGGTTGTGACCTAAAAATGCAGCCTATTACTGCTTTCAAGAAACAATATGCCAGCAAAATGCCAATATAGGGCAATCTGAGTATATCACGCCTATACTGCCAGAATTCCCCAGGAGAGATTGCATCTATAAGCAAACTGAAATAAGGAAACAATGCAACAATTGCTAAACAATATTCATCCAggaaaaaatttacaattgttcAAGTGAAGGTATGTATGGTACCAGGAAAATTAGTAATAGAAACAGATAAAAGACTGTGCATACCTTTAAGCCACTATCCACAACTAAACAAATCAGTCAGCTTTGAGTAGCATCTGTACTTTTAGAACCATTGATCTATCCTTCAGTCTACTTCTGTAACCCAGTGATCCTAAGTTGTAAAAGAGAAACGAATTGCATGATGCTAATAGCCACTGTAAATTTAGAACACCCAATATTATGACCAAGCCATCAAGGATCCTTTGTTACTTGGGAAGTATgatgagaaagaaataaagaaacataaaaTGGCTTCCTTTCTTACgcaatttttgagaattttagGCATTTTTTCGTCCCTCACCCTTGCATGATCCAAAAGACAAAAGAACAATAAATTAACAAAGAGAGacatttgcattttatttttattttttctgacTTTACAATGATGCTACTGGTTTGCAAGAAATGCCAGTTCTTAAATAAAGTTCATCTTTTGTCATGAATTACGGTTAGAACTTTCACTGTGAAAACTGTAAACAAAATGCACAAAAATCTCTGTAAAGGAAATGTAGATGAAAAGTGGAAACTGGCACAAATATGTACTCTAAGTCTCTAACAAAtagattttacttttattatcatttcataatatatatattttttctcttttttcaagGAGTATTCTGTCCATTCTCAACACCGAGACCATACAAAACACCAGCATATTTCTCGGTTGAGTCATTAAAGAAACTCTCTTTCAGTTTCATGAATGTACAGCAAGTAAGCAAACTATCCGAACCAGCTTGGTGACAAATACCAATTCTTTCCACTTCCAAGAGCTCTGCAAGCTTGTTCAGCCCACCGTGAAGACTGTTGCAGAACTTCATCAGATGCTTGATATCATAAAGTGTAGGGAAATAAATCTTGATCAGATTAAAGAACCCCACCTGGGTATCGGGAAGATTCTGGCAAGTAAGCAACTTGAGCAAGTACCCGAAATCATACCCACTATGGAAAGTAACCCAATGCACGGTATCATTTAACACGATCCCTGACGACATCAACAACTCACTAAACCGACGAGCATCAACACCCTTCTCCTTGTTCTTCATGAAATCAATACCACTCTGGGATAACAGCTCAACAGAGTCATTGGCATACACATCCTCATTGGGATTAAACTCCCGGAAATTGAATTGCCACACGCAAAACTTCTCAGTCCCACAAGTAGGAAGGTTCCCTTTCTCATCAGATAAAGTAAGACCCAACTGAATTAACTTCAATAGGTCCACATTGGCCTTAAGGGTCTGGTAATTATAGTCAAAGCTGTTCTTGAAATTCCCTATTGGTCGAAGAACAATACCCGGAAACTCAGTATCCATTGCAATGTAAGGGTAATCGTCTACGATACCACGAATCAAAGCAAATTCATGTTCAAGATTATCATTCCAAACGTCCCGGATGTGAATCGAATCACTTTTGGGCAAAATCGACATGTTCTTTTGCAGATACAACAAAATTTGGAGCCAATAATAAAGACCCAACAAGACCAAAAACTGTAAATCTGCAAAAAGAGCCCCAATAAAAACAAACccccaaatcaaaacaagaaaaacccaTATCTTGAATAGCTAAGAAAAGCCCTAAAATCCAAGCAATACAAGCATACAATACGAGGAATACCTTAAACGAATGATAAGagacaaacaagaaaatgagaaagagagaccATGAAATGAGAAATCTTACCTGAAGTAGACTCAAAATGGGGATTTTCTCTGCAAAATGATGGGATTTTCTAGGGGATTCACGGGAAAgttgtgggtattttttttgtACAAACGAGGGTTTGGTTGAGAAAATGCGAGGGGTTTTGGTTTTgcaatgagaagaagaagaaaatatagaaattgGAGATGAAGGGAATGGGGCTATGGCTATCTACGGATAAAGCGGTACGAGGCCTTCCTTTGCTTACATCGTAACAGTAACAGCATGGAATGTTTGAGGCAAAGCTGGCTTCCGGTTATGTggtccttatatatatataaagttaaaaacTCATTTCTCTCTTCATTCATTCATATTTTATCCCcaagatttttttgtttttttattatatttttttccctctctcttccactttttttttaattattttttttttcatttttattgtaCTGCCTGCCCGACCCGATGAGTTTCGGTCAATTTCAACCTTTTGTGACGATATATGATATGACAGGTTAAAACCAACAAAATGCAAACTAATCGAGTCCATTGTCAAGTTTTCCACATGGAAATTAGACATACCCTACTTTATCAAAAACTTTTGTGAGTCTCCTTCCCCCCTAATTAGCATTTGCTAGAATGATGTTGCTCCTTTTTTATAAAGATCTCGTCAATCTTGGGTTTTTGGGGCTTGAGATCTCTGTCATCTATACCGAATATCTTTAAATCCCCATCAAATCTTCTCCAAATTGTGACACCCCAAGCCCCTCAAAACCCAAATTAGCAAAATTGCTAGTGTGACCGATCTCTTTGTTAATTTTAGCTCACCAAATAGGTTGATAATTCATGCGTAAACAATCAGTAGCAATTTAAGCTTTTTAAAGCTAGATGAATAGGTTAGACGATGAATTTTTTCACTGAACTTAAACCTGACCAACTTAGTGTGACcaattttattgttgattttaGCTCACCAGATAGGTCGACAATTCATAGGTCAACAATTCATAGGTTAACAGTCGGTAGCGATTTGagttttctcaaatttgatgtGATTGGGTTAGATGATGAGTTTACACGAAACTTACACTTGATTGATTTATGTACACCCCTGGTGTTTATTGTtacatattaatttgattattatatatatttcaaagaaaatttaaaatcgttatttgtataaaataatttgtttaaaagTAAATTAGCTTCAAAtaacttattttcatattccatGTATTATCATGATCTTCAAATAGAAATTCTTTAATTAAAGCTTTACGAAGTCCTCTTTATTAAGGTATTCCTATACAACATGTCCAAAACCCTTTAAAACGAAATCATATAGCATCCTCGATATCATCTCAAGAAGGAATACATGGCCTTGAACCTTagtgaaaattttcaactagacaaaatctctctctctctcaaatgatTTAACTTAGGCTTGACCAAAAAAACTAACAAGTAATGGGCCTAGACCAATCTCTCTCTATACCTTGGATCACCAAGATTGAAATACTAAAGATGAAAGTCTAATGACTCTAATCTAATTACAAAAAAGCCCACCAAGCTATATAGTGAGCAAGAACATAACAAATTTTGTCTTtgtcaacaaaagaaaa
This genomic stretch from Castanea sativa cultivar Marrone di Chiusa Pesio chromosome 1, ASM4071231v1 harbors:
- the LOC142622514 gene encoding putative CCR4-associated factor 1 homolog 7; translation: MSILPKSDSIHIRDVWNDNLEHEFALIRGIVDDYPYIAMDTEFPGIVLRPIGNFKNSFDYNYQTLKANVDLLKLIQLGLTLSDEKGNLPTCGTEKFCVWQFNFREFNPNEDVYANDSVELLSQSGIDFMKNKEKGVDARRFSELLMSSGIVLNDTVHWVTFHSGYDFGYLLKLLTCQNLPDTQVGFFNLIKIYFPTLYDIKHLMKFCNSLHGGLNKLAELLEVERIGICHQAGSDSLLTCCTFMKLKESFFNDSTEKYAGVLYGLGVENGQNTP